In Phenylobacterium hankyongense, the sequence CGCCGTGACACGCGAAGGAGTGTTCCTATGCACAAGGATCAGATGAAGGGCGCCGCCAAGGACGCCAAGGGTTCGGTCAAGGAAGCCGCCGGCAAGGCCACGGGCAACGAGCGCCTGGAAGCCGAAGGCGCCGCCGACCGCGTGGCCGGCAAGGTCCAGAAGGGCGTCGGCAACCTGAAGGACGCCGCCCGGGACGCCCTCAAGCACTAGACGGCGGCTCGAGTGAGCCCCCGCCTCCCCGAGCGGCGGCGACGGCGTCCCCAACGGTGCGCCATCCCCCACTGGCGAGGGTGAACTTTGCGAGGCCAAGGGCTGCGCTGCGAGGCGCGGCCCTTGTTGCGTCCGGGCCCCGCTAGAACCGCCGCGCCACGCCGACGTAGAGCTCGACGTCCGGGGTGTTGCGGTTGAGCCCGGCGTTGACGCCGGCGTCCAGCTGCAGGTCGGGCGTCGCCGCCGGCGTCCAGGCC encodes:
- a CDS encoding CsbD family protein → MHKDQMKGAAKDAKGSVKEAAGKATGNERLEAEGAADRVAGKVQKGVGNLKDAARDALKH